One Brassica napus cultivar Da-Ae chromosome C2, Da-Ae, whole genome shotgun sequence DNA window includes the following coding sequences:
- the LOC106387104 gene encoding uncharacterized protein LOC106387104 isoform X2 produces the protein MFGCKCLHWNTLTEFPSLKQPQTFSLPASLPHWPSGRINLGDLEVAEITSFELIWRYVSPRDKNKSVSFYRPDNLPDSFHCLGHYCQPDTHLLRGFVLVARDIVKSALAKPLDYTLVWSSNDLSEDEPKTEGCGYFWLPKPPRGYKPVGFLVTTSPTKPDLDQVRCVRADQTDKCEAHRVIITALSDSLRVPLFIWKTRPSDRGMWGKGVSAGTFFCRTPLMISAKEMEEEEEDHLCNNIACLKNLDPSLHAMPNLDQIHALVQHYGPRVFFHPDEVYLPSSVSWFFKNGAVLCSSDNQEPVDENGSNLPHGGANDKQFWIDLPNNYEQRNKFLKQGNLESAKLYVHVKPAFGGTFTDLVFWIFCPFNGPATLKLGLVNLSLAKTGQHVCDWEHFTLRISNFSGELHAVYFSQHSGGEWVEAQDLEFVDGSNKAVVYSSKHGHASFARSGMYLQGSDLLGIGIRNDTARSDLFVDSCSKYEVVAAEYLGGAVVEPPWLGYMREWGPKIVYGSRTEIERLNERLPWRLRCWVDAVLKKLPVELSGEEGPTGPKEKNNWFGDERW, from the exons atGTTTGGGTGCAAGTGTCTCCATTGGAACACTCTCACAGAATTTCCGTCATTGAAGCAACCCCAAACCTTCTCCCTCCCTGCTTCTCTTCCCCACTGGCCTTCAG GAAGAATCAATCTTGGAGACTTAGAAGTAGCCGAGATCACATCATTTGAATTGATATGGCGATACGTCTCTCCTCGAGACAAGAACAAGTCTGTCTCATTCTACAGACCCGACAACTTACCCGACAGTTTCCACTGTTTAGGACATTACTGTCAGCCTGATACCCACCTCTTGAGAGGTTTTGTTCTTGTAGCTAGAGACATCGTCAAGTCTGCACTTGCAAAGCCACTTGATTATACATTGGTCTGGAGCTCAAACGACTTATCAGAAGACGAACCTAAAACCGAGGGCTGCGGTTACTTCTGGTTACCGAAGCCTCCTCGAGGGTATAAACCGGTCGGATTCTTGGTTACAACGAGTCCCACGAAACCTGATTTGGATCAAGTTAGATGTGTTCGAGCTGATCAAACCGATAAATGTGAAGCACATAGAGTTATTATCACTGCATTATCGGATTCTTTAAGAGTTCCTTTGTTTATATGGAAAACGAGACCTTCAGACCGCGGAATGTGGGGAAAAGGAGTCTCTGCAGGTACATTCTTCTGTAGAACTCCGTTAATGATCTCCGCGAAGgagatggaagaagaagaagaagatcatctCTGTAACAACATCGCTTGTTTGAAAAACCTTGATCCAAGTTTACACGCAATGCCAAACTTAGACCAGATCCATGCTTTGGTTCAACACTATGGTCCGAGAGTCTTCTTTCACCCTGATGAAGTCTATTTACCTTCGTCAGTCTCTTGGTTCTTCAAGAACGGTGCCGTTTTGTGCAGCTCTGATAACCAAGAACCTGTTGATGAAAATGGCTCCAACTTGCCTCATGGTGGAGCCAATGATAAACAGTTCTGGATTGATTTGCCCAATAATTatgaacagagaaacaagtttCTGAAGCAGGGAAATCTAGAATCCGCCAAGCTCTACGTTCACGTTAAGCCAGCGTTTGGAGGAACGTTTACTGATCTTGTGTTTTGGATTTTCTGTCCTTTTAACGGTCCAGCGACTCTAAAGCTCGGCCTCGTGAACCTCTCATTGGCCAAAACCGGTCAACACGTTTGTGACTGGGAGCATTTCACTCTCCGGATCAGCAACTTCTCCGGCGAGCTTCACGCTGTTTACTTCTCTCAGCATAGCGGCGGGGAGTGGGTCGAAGCTCAAGATCTGGAGTTCGTGGACGGAAGCAATAAAGCTGTGGTTTACTCGTCCAAGCATGGTCACGCGAGCTTTGCTAGGTCCGGGATGTATTTACAGGGGTCAGATTTGCTTGGGATTGGGATAAGGAACGATACAGCAAGAAGCGATTTGTTTGTGGATTCGTGTTCCAAGTACGAGGTTGTTGCGGCAGAGTATCTCGGAGGGGCGGTGGTGGAGCCGCCGTGGCTTGGTTATATGAGAGAGTGGGGACCGAAGATTGTGTATGGATCGAGAACGGAGATTGAGAGGTTGAATGAGAGATTACCATGGAGGCTGAGGTGTTGGGTTGATGCAGTGTTGAAGAAGCTTCCGGTGGAGTTATCAGGCGAAGAAGGACCAACGGGACCCAAGGAGAAGAATAATTGGTTTGGTGATGAGAGATGGTGA
- the LOC106387104 gene encoding uncharacterized protein LOC106387104 isoform X1: MFGCKCLHWNTLTEFPSLKQPQTFSLPASLPHWPSGQGFASGRINLGDLEVAEITSFELIWRYVSPRDKNKSVSFYRPDNLPDSFHCLGHYCQPDTHLLRGFVLVARDIVKSALAKPLDYTLVWSSNDLSEDEPKTEGCGYFWLPKPPRGYKPVGFLVTTSPTKPDLDQVRCVRADQTDKCEAHRVIITALSDSLRVPLFIWKTRPSDRGMWGKGVSAGTFFCRTPLMISAKEMEEEEEDHLCNNIACLKNLDPSLHAMPNLDQIHALVQHYGPRVFFHPDEVYLPSSVSWFFKNGAVLCSSDNQEPVDENGSNLPHGGANDKQFWIDLPNNYEQRNKFLKQGNLESAKLYVHVKPAFGGTFTDLVFWIFCPFNGPATLKLGLVNLSLAKTGQHVCDWEHFTLRISNFSGELHAVYFSQHSGGEWVEAQDLEFVDGSNKAVVYSSKHGHASFARSGMYLQGSDLLGIGIRNDTARSDLFVDSCSKYEVVAAEYLGGAVVEPPWLGYMREWGPKIVYGSRTEIERLNERLPWRLRCWVDAVLKKLPVELSGEEGPTGPKEKNNWFGDERW, from the exons atGTTTGGGTGCAAGTGTCTCCATTGGAACACTCTCACAGAATTTCCGTCATTGAAGCAACCCCAAACCTTCTCCCTCCCTGCTTCTCTTCCCCACTGGCCTTCAG GTCAAGGCTTTGCTTCAGGAAGAATCAATCTTGGAGACTTAGAAGTAGCCGAGATCACATCATTTGAATTGATATGGCGATACGTCTCTCCTCGAGACAAGAACAAGTCTGTCTCATTCTACAGACCCGACAACTTACCCGACAGTTTCCACTGTTTAGGACATTACTGTCAGCCTGATACCCACCTCTTGAGAGGTTTTGTTCTTGTAGCTAGAGACATCGTCAAGTCTGCACTTGCAAAGCCACTTGATTATACATTGGTCTGGAGCTCAAACGACTTATCAGAAGACGAACCTAAAACCGAGGGCTGCGGTTACTTCTGGTTACCGAAGCCTCCTCGAGGGTATAAACCGGTCGGATTCTTGGTTACAACGAGTCCCACGAAACCTGATTTGGATCAAGTTAGATGTGTTCGAGCTGATCAAACCGATAAATGTGAAGCACATAGAGTTATTATCACTGCATTATCGGATTCTTTAAGAGTTCCTTTGTTTATATGGAAAACGAGACCTTCAGACCGCGGAATGTGGGGAAAAGGAGTCTCTGCAGGTACATTCTTCTGTAGAACTCCGTTAATGATCTCCGCGAAGgagatggaagaagaagaagaagatcatctCTGTAACAACATCGCTTGTTTGAAAAACCTTGATCCAAGTTTACACGCAATGCCAAACTTAGACCAGATCCATGCTTTGGTTCAACACTATGGTCCGAGAGTCTTCTTTCACCCTGATGAAGTCTATTTACCTTCGTCAGTCTCTTGGTTCTTCAAGAACGGTGCCGTTTTGTGCAGCTCTGATAACCAAGAACCTGTTGATGAAAATGGCTCCAACTTGCCTCATGGTGGAGCCAATGATAAACAGTTCTGGATTGATTTGCCCAATAATTatgaacagagaaacaagtttCTGAAGCAGGGAAATCTAGAATCCGCCAAGCTCTACGTTCACGTTAAGCCAGCGTTTGGAGGAACGTTTACTGATCTTGTGTTTTGGATTTTCTGTCCTTTTAACGGTCCAGCGACTCTAAAGCTCGGCCTCGTGAACCTCTCATTGGCCAAAACCGGTCAACACGTTTGTGACTGGGAGCATTTCACTCTCCGGATCAGCAACTTCTCCGGCGAGCTTCACGCTGTTTACTTCTCTCAGCATAGCGGCGGGGAGTGGGTCGAAGCTCAAGATCTGGAGTTCGTGGACGGAAGCAATAAAGCTGTGGTTTACTCGTCCAAGCATGGTCACGCGAGCTTTGCTAGGTCCGGGATGTATTTACAGGGGTCAGATTTGCTTGGGATTGGGATAAGGAACGATACAGCAAGAAGCGATTTGTTTGTGGATTCGTGTTCCAAGTACGAGGTTGTTGCGGCAGAGTATCTCGGAGGGGCGGTGGTGGAGCCGCCGTGGCTTGGTTATATGAGAGAGTGGGGACCGAAGATTGTGTATGGATCGAGAACGGAGATTGAGAGGTTGAATGAGAGATTACCATGGAGGCTGAGGTGTTGGGTTGATGCAGTGTTGAAGAAGCTTCCGGTGGAGTTATCAGGCGAAGAAGGACCAACGGGACCCAAGGAGAAGAATAATTGGTTTGGTGATGAGAGATGGTGA
- the LOC106385830 gene encoding mitochondrial import receptor subunit TOM9-2, translating into MGRNVPTNKRGTKLRNPRCYLLLSAKQLRSKKVLKKVIYQSMVKRIGGAGKSSGGDSNILVRISNSEIVSQGRRAAGDAMGVAKKLIWSTGKAAWIAGTTFLILVVPLIIEMDREAQLNEINLQQASLLGAPASPVQRGM; encoded by the coding sequence ATGGGCCGTAACGTCCCAACCAATAAAAGGGGAACAAAACTCCGAAACCCTCGTTGCTATCTTCTCCTTTCCGCCAAGCAACTCCGAAGCAAAAAGGTgctaaaaaaagttatttatcAATCGATGGTGAAGAGAATTGGTGGAGCCGGAAAATCAAGCGGCGGAGATTCAAACATATTGGTTCGGATCTCTAATTCCGAAATCGTATCTCAAGGAAGACGTGCCGCTGGAGATGCCATGGGGGTGGCGAAGAAACTGATCTGGAGCACGGGAAAAGCGGCGTGGATCGCTGGTACGACTTTTCTCATCCTTGTTGTTCCGCTGATCATCGAGATGGATCGTGAAGCGCAGCTCAACGAAATAAATCTTCAGCAGGCAAGCCTTCTCGGAGCTCCGGCGTCTCCTGTGCAAAGGGGAATGTAG
- the LOC106387107 gene encoding probable inactive histone-lysine N-methyltransferase SUVR2 yields MAPNTHVKRAFKAMNDLGITDAQVKPVLKNLLTLYDKNWELIAEDNYRALADAIFDSQESQTTEEVKGKEKKGDEAESSAAEVDRGKKKALESLEEDEDELEPPLKRLRRRGEGVSASASNNPDLGSPNLEEHTTHDEDTTISLPFHPQPTENNADAETNGHGETVNTVRAEDPRTSTTIERYSEQRLATTLEESSTLELASSETGEVKINLSFAPATGGSNLRVPTMEELRRAMEDKCLRSYKILDPNFSVGRFMGDIVSCFLELSKNAASHSPETLPFLTTNIGVLKKPAANQPPENLPTNVEEKGESMGLVVVPECQISADDFRLISSINDVTLGKETLEIPWVNEFNSKVPPPFRYIPQSYVYLDAAVKFSVGNIRDDQRCSSCCGDCLAPSVACSCATALSGFTSYTKDGLLQNDFLEECVSEARDPQKHVLQFCKECPLEKAKNIEILESCKGHLKRKAIKECWINCGCINKCGNRVVQHGIHNKLQVFFTPNGRGWGLRTLQKLPKGAFVCEFAGEILTISELIKRSSEKLTFPVILDAHWGSEKASGVDKALCLDGMHYGNISRFINHRCSDANLIDIPVHVENMDFNYYHLAFFTTRDIEALEELTWDYGVEFNDHVYPTLPFHCQCGSEFCRNVKRISKSKKAKKRA; encoded by the exons ATGGCACCAAATACGCATGTCAAAAGAGCGTTCAAAGCTATGAATGATCTTGGAATAACGGATGCGCAAGTGAAGCCGGTCTTGAAGAACCTTCTCACCCTTTACGACAAAAACTGGGAGTTGATAGCCGAGGACAACTACAGGGCTCTCGCTGATGCTATCTTCGATAGCCAAGAGTCTCAG ACCACTGAAGAAGTAAAAGGAAAGGAGAAGAAGGGAGATGAAGCTGAAAGCAGC GCTGCAGAAGTTGACAGAGGAAAGAAGAAGGCGCTTGAA TCTCTcgaggaagatgaagatgagcTTGAGCCCCCTTTAAAGAGGCTGCGACGCAGAGGTGAAGGAGTCTCTGCTTCGGCTTCGAACAATCCCGACTTGGGAAGTCCCAATTTAGAAGAGCACACAACTCATGACGAAGACACTACTATCTCATTACCATTTCATCCTCAGCCAACCGAGAATAACGCTGATGCTG AAACAAATGGACATGGCGAAACAGTAAATACTGTTCGTGCTGAAGATCCTCGTACAAGTACAACTATTGAGAGATACAGTGAGCAGAGGCTGGCTACAACCCTGGAAGAATCTTCGACACTTGAATTAGCTTCTTCTGAGACGGGTGAAGTGAAGATTAATCTGAGTTTTGCCCCTGCAACTGGAGGATCCAATCTACGTGTACCCACTATGGAGGAACTGCGAAGAGCAATGGAGGATAAGTGTCTCCGATCTTACAAAATACTCGACCCTAACTTCTCTGTAGGTCGTTTTATGGGCGACATCGTTAGTTGCTTTCTCGAACTATCAAAAAACGCAGCCAGCCATTCGCCAGAAACATTGCCGTTTCTCACCACGAATATTGGTGTGTTGAAGAAACCTGCAGCCAACCAGCCGCCAGAAAACTTGCCGACGAATGTTGAAGAAAAGGGAGAGTCCATGGGTTTAGTAGTAGTTCCAGAGTGCCAGATCTCTGCGGATGATTTTAGATTGATAAGCAGCATTAATGATGTCACTCTTGGAAAAGAAACTCTTGAGATTCCCTGGGTGAATGAATTCAATAGCAAGGTTCCTCCACCCTTTCGATACATACCCCAAAGCTATGTCTATCTAGATGCTGCAGTGAAGTTTTCAGTTGGGAACATCAGGGATGACCAACGCTGCTCCTCTTGTTGTGGAGATTGCTTGGCTCCTTCAGTGGCATGCAGCTGTGCAACTGCACTTAGTGGCTTCACGTCATACACAAAAGATGGCCTCCTGCAGAATGATTTCCTGGAAGAGTGTGTTTCTGAGGCACGTGACCCGCAGAAACATGTGTTGCAATTTTGCAAAGAATGTCCGTTGGAGAAGGCTAAAAACATAGAGATTCTGGAATCGTGCAAGGGGCATCTAAAGAGGAAGGCCATTAAAGAATGTTGGATCAATTGTGGCTGTATCAACAAATGTGGCAACCGAGTCGTCCAACATGGCATTCATAACAAGCTGCAG GTGTTTTTCACTCCCAATGGGAGAGGTTGGGGACTCAGGACTCTACAAAAGCTGCCTAAAGGAGCATTTGTCTGTGAGTTTGCTGGAGAAATATTGACCATTTCGGAGTTGATCAAACGTAGCTCTGAGAAGCTTACCTTTCCGGTAATATTGGATGCACACTGGGGTTCTGAAAAAGCTTCAGGTGTCGACAAAGCTCTTTGCCTTGATGGAATGCATTATGGAAATATTTCCAGGTTTATCAATCACAG ATGCTCAGATGCAAATTTGATTGACATCCCAGTGCATGTGGAGAATATGGACTTTAACTACTATCAT CTCGCGTTCTTCACAACAAGAGACATCGAGGCTCTGGAAGAACTAACATGG GATTATGGCGTCGAGTTCAACGATCATGTTTATCCCACGCTTCCGTTCCATTGTCAATGTGGTAGCGAGTTCTGTCGGAATGTTAAGCGGATAAGCA AAAGCAAGAAGGCAAAGAAGAGAGCGTAA